Genomic segment of Octadecabacter arcticus 238:
TGGCTCCATAGGCAGGGCGGACTATACTCGACCAATGATTACAGAACTTGGACATTTCGCTTTGATTCTTGCGGCCCTTGTGGGGGTCGTTCAAATGGTTGTGCCTCTGGTTGGTGCACACAAAGGCTGGCGCGGTTGGATGGGGTTGGCGGACCCCGCAGCGGTGGTGCAGTTGCTTCTTGTCGGCTTCAGTTTTTCCGCATTGATGTATGCGTTTGTGGTGTCTGACTTTTCGGTTAAATTGGTGGTGGCGAACAGCCATTCGGCCAAGCCGTTGCTGTACAAAATTTCAGGCGTTTGGGGCAACCACGAAGGGTCTATGTTGCTGTGGCTGCTTATATTGGTGCTGTTTGGCGCTTGTGCCAGTTGGTTTGGCGGCAACCTTCCGGCCAGTTTGCGGGCCCGGGTTTTGGCTGTGCAGGCGGCGATCAGCGTCGCCTTTTATGCCTTTGTCCTTTTTACGTCGAACCCGTTTGAACGCTTGGCATTTCCGCCCTTTGACGGGCGCGACCTGAACCCGCTGCTGCAAGACCCCGGCTTGGCATTTCATCCGCCGTTTTTGTATTTGGGGTACGTCGGGCTTTCGATGTCGTTCTCGTTTGCAATTGCAGCCTTGCTCGAAGGGCGGGTCGATGCTGCTTGGGGGCGGTGGGTGCGCCCGTGGACCTTAGCGGCGTGGATTTTCCTGACAATCGGCATCGCGCTGGGGTCTTGGTGGGCGTATTACGAATTGGGCTGGGGCGGCTTTTGGTTCTGGGATCCGGTTGAAAACGCATCCTTCATGCCGTGGCTTTTGGCGGCCGCATTGCTTCATTCGGCCATCGTTGTCGAAAAGCGCGAAAGCCTAAAGGCGTGGACAATCCTGCTTGCGATCCTTGCATTCGGATTCTCGTTGCTTGGGACATTCATCGTGCGATCCGGCGTGCTGACATCGGTACATGCCTTTGCCAATGACCCCGAGCGCGGTGTTTTCATCCTCCTTATCCTCGCGTTTTTTGTCGGTGGTGGCCTGTTATTGTTCGCCCTGCGCGCCAGTGCGATGGAATCCAAAGGCGTGTTCGGTATGGTCAGTCGTGAGACCGCCGTCGTGTCCAATAATGTGCTTTTGGCGGTGTCCTGTTTTGTGGTGTTCTGGGGAACGATTTGGCCGCTGGTGGTGGAGCTCGCGTCGGCCAATCCAGTCTGGGGCGCAGGTATGACCAACCCATTTTACGCCATGGGGCTGTTTGATCGACCGGAACAAGTGTCCGTCGGATCGCCATTTTTCAACTTTGCCTTTACGCTGATCTTTGTGCCACTGACGCTGATCCTGCCGATTGGGTCGGTGCTGGCGTGGAAACGTGGCAGTCTGGCGCGGGCGGCTAAAGCCATGGCACCGTTAGCGGTCTTGGCAATTGCCTTTGGGTTGCTGGCTTATGCCGTGCAGACTGGACGATCCGCGATGGGACCAATTGGTGTCGTCCTTGGAATATGGGTCGTTGGCGGCGCTGCCATGGATCTATGGCTGCGCACAGGGCGTGCAGGGCTGGCAGATCGCGCGGGGCGTCTAACCCGTTTGCCGCGCGCGGATTGGGGTAAATTCACCGCGCATGCCGGTATGGGGATCACGGTCTTTGCGGTCGCTTCATTGCTGGCATGGGAAGACGAAGACATCCGCATTGCGCAAATCGGCGATCGCTGGCAAGTCGGAATTCATGAGATCGAACTGACTGATGTGATCGGCATTGAAGGGCCAAACTATTTCGGCGAAGGCGGCATCATCACAGTGTTCCGCAATGGGCGCGACGTCGGGCAGGTCTTTGCGGAAAAACGCATTTATCCAGTGGCACAGATGCCGACAACCGAAGCGGGCATTCGCAATGGCATCCTGCGCGACGTTTATGTTGTGCTTGGTGATCCGCAAACGGGGGGCGGTTGGGCCGTGCGCACCTACATCAAGCCCTTTGCAAGCTGGGTCTGGGGCGGCGCGATATTGATGGCGTTGGGTGGCTTCATTTCGCTCAGTGACAGGCGGTTGCGGGTGGCTGCGGGTGCCGCAAAATCCAACGCAAAATCGGTACCGGCAGAATGAAATGGCTCGCCCTCGTCTTTTGTTTGTTGGCTGCGCCTTTGGCGGCTGTGCAGCCGGATGAGGTGCTGGACGACGCCGCCCTTGAACTGCGCGCCCGCGCGCTGTCCGGCGAATTGCGCTGCCCCGTGTGTCGCAATGAAAGCATTGATGAAAGTCACGCCGACATTGCCCGTGACCTGCGGTTGATGCTGCGCGAACGGCTGGTTGCGGGTGACAGCGATGCGCAAGCGATGCAGTTCTTGGTGGATCGTTACGGCGAATATATCCGGCTGAACCCACGGGTTGAGGGGGCCAATATTCTGCTGTGGTTTGCCGCACCAATCATGCTGCTGCTGGCAGGGGCAATCGCGCTTGCCACTATCAAGGGACGGTCGCGTGCGGCTGGGCCCGCCGCCTTAAATGTCGATGAACAAAAGCGCCTTGATGAGATTATGGACAAATAAAATGGCGGTTGCGTTTTGATCGACTGACGCGGCGTTTGGGCTTTTCTAAACAGCACAGTTCACTACTGTGGGAGCAACTTAATTAATGAAGGACGCCCCATGGAATACGCCGTCATCCAGCTTGAGACTGCCAACAATGTCGCCACGCTGACGCTGAACCGACCTGCCATGAAGAACGCGCTGAACGTGCAAATGCGCGCTGAAATCACCCACGCTGTGAAGGCGGCTGAGCGGGATGCGCGCGTGTTGGTGATCCGTGGTGCGGGGGATGCGTTCTGTTCTGGTCAGGATTTGGGCGACAGCGGCAATGCCACAAACCTTGATCTTGAACGCACGTTGCGCGACGAATATGTGCCGATGCTCAAAGCGATCTTTGATTGCAAAATTCCGACGATTTGTGCCGTGCATGGTGCTGCTGCGGGGGCAGGTGCGAACCTTGCGCTTGCGGCGGACGTGGTGATTGCGGCTGACGAAGCTTATTTCATTCAGGCATTTACCCGAATTGGCCTGATTCCAGATGCAGGTGGCACCTATTGGTTGCCGCGCCAGATGGGGGCAGCCAAGGCCATGGGGGCGGCGCTATTTGGTGACAAGATCACCGGACGCCAGGCCGCTGATTGGGGCATGATCTATGAAGCCGTGCCGCTAAAAGAATTCGACACCCATGTGGCCGCGCGGGCGCTGCATTTGGCAAAGGGGCCAACGGCTGCCTACCAGCGTGTCAAAACGGCGATGCGGGGATCTTTTGAGAACACGTTGGACCAACAGCTCGCTATGGAAGCGCGGCTGCAAGGCGAATGTGGCAAGACCCGCGATTTCCAGGAAGGCGTTTTGGCATTTTTGGAAAAGCGCCCCGCGAACTATGAGGGGCGCTGATCAAGATGTCGCGTCGGGGTTACGCGGGCGTGTAGATTGACGTGAAGACATCGGCGCCGAGCCCGTCGACCGGATCAAATGTCCCGACGATGATGGCTGCGGTAATTCCATCAATCAAAATCAACCGGCCGTTGCCAGACTCCAGGTCGGCATCTGTTATTGTGATTTCGGCATCTACGTTATCATCGGCCAGCATCACCACAATGACGTCTTCGGAGGTGTCGAAATCTGTTACAAGGGCGGCATTTCCGCGTCCGATCCAGTCTCCTATGACAAAATCATCAAAACCTGCTCCGCCCGTCGCGACGTCATTCTGCCCAAGAAATAAGAGATCATTCCCATCGCCGCCTATCAAGGTGTCATCCAAATTTTCAGAACTAGCGACGTCAGTTCCAGTGAGGCCCCATTCGGGGAAAATGGAATCACCGTCTTCGTTGATTGGTAAGGTGTCACTTCGTAGGCTTGTATAATCTTCCGATGTTAATTCGCGACTGAACAGCGTCGATCCCATGAGTACGTCGTCACCATCGCCGCCATCCAAAAAGTCTTGGCCTGCGCTGCCCAACAGCAGGTCGTCCCCACTGCCGCCGAACAAGCTGTCGTCGCCAGCGCCGCCAACCAACAGATCGCCGCCGTTGCCGCCGTTCAGAACATCATTGCCATCGCCGCCAAACAACCCGTCAACCCACGCATCGCCGTTGAGGATGTCGTTGCCGCTGCCACCTTCCAACAGGTCCTTACCGTCGCCACCCGAAAGTTGATAGTTGCCCGATCCGCCGTCCAGATCATCAAAGCCGCCCCCGCCGCTTAAGATGTCATTCCATCCGCCGCCTGAAAGTGTGTCATAGCCCGCACCGCCAAACAATTCGTCCTTGCCCAAGTCGCCTTCAATGATGTCGTTGCCGGTTCCACCCGCGATCGTGTCAAACCCTGCAAGTCCATCAATGCTGTCATTTCCAGCGCCGCCATCGTAAAAATCGGGGCCACCTGTCAGAACAACGGTGTCATCACCATCGGTGCCCACAGCGGGATCACTGTCTGTCGATGGGGTGTCAGGGTCATCATCGCTGCCCCCTGAAATGAGCGCGCCAAGACCCAATGCAACTAATAGTGCGAGAAGAATTTCCATAATTCTGTCCTGATGACGTAACTCGTAAAAAATAAATTATACTCCTGCGCCTGAATTGACCTGACGATTTTGGGCCTGCGATTCACTTCGTCGCATGGCCAAAGGCGGTTCAGTCTGTATTTTGAGTTTATGATCAAGCAATACAAAACAGTCTCCTTATCCGACGAGCAGCGCATAGCACTTGAAGCGCTTTGCCGCCGCCGCAAAGTTGACGCCCTTGTATAGCACTTGAAGCGCTTTGCCGCCGCCGCAAAGTTGACGCCCTTGTATAGCACTTGAAGCGCTTTGCCGCCGCCGCAAAGTTGACGCCCTTGTTTGGAAACGGGCGCGCGCGTTTCTTCTTTTGGACGCAGGAGAAGACGCCGGAACGGTTTGCCGGATTTTGGATATTGGCCCGACAGTTTTGACGGAGTGGCGATTTGCCTTTGCCGGTGCGGGACTATCGTTTTTCGGTCTGAAGGACTACAGCCAGCGTCAGGGTCATTTGTCCGTCGTGCAAGAGCAGGCGGTGAGAGCCCATTTCACCGCGCAGCCTGCCCGCAATGCCGATGAAGTCTGTGCCTATGTTCTAGCCGAGTGCGACCAAAACTACAGCACGTCGGGAGCCGCCAAGCTGATGCGCCGCCTGGGGTTCGCGTATAAGAAACCACAATTGCTGCCTGCACAGGCCGATGAAGCCAAGCAGGCTGCGTTTATTGCCAAATATGAGGCCCTGATGAACGGGTTGGCCGCAGATGAGATGGTTGTCTTTTCGGACGCTGTCCACCCCGAACACCAGAGCCGCCCCGCCCATGGTTGGTTCCCCAAGGGACAAAAGACGGCCCTGAAGGCGACATCAGGGCGCAAGCGGCTCAACATTCAGGGCGCGCTTGACCTTGAGACTTTCCAGTTCACCTTTGTGGAAGGCGAGAAGATCAATGCCCAGACAACCCGACAGATGCTGGAAAAGTTGGAACGCAACAACCAAACCAAGACGGCCATCCACGTCTTTGTCGACAATGCCCGCTATCATCATGCCAAGATACTACAGCCATGGCTGGACAGCCCAGCACGTCGGGTGAAGTTGCATTTCTTGCCAGCATATGCCCCGCACCTCAACCCGATCGAGCGTCTTTGGGGTGTTATGCACAAATGGGTCACCCACAATCGGCACTATGCAACGTTCAACCAATTCACAGAGGCTATTTTCGACTTCTTCCGCAAGACCCTGCGAGAAAAATAGCCAGAGTTCCGCGACACCGTCACCGACAACTTCCGCGTCATATCGCTCAAGGAATACAAAGTGATTTGAGGGGAAAACCTCAGGTCAATTCAGGCGCGGGAGTATAATATCTTTTTAATTTACAGAGTCTTCTGAATTCGTAAGACAAACTGTTTCCAAAATCGAAATAGGACTTACGCAGGCCGTGGCAGAGCGAGGTAGACGCTGTCTGACCACACACCTTGGATTTAAACATCAAGTGCAACGGTTGATTTAAAGGCCACGATTTCGTCGGCCATAGCTTCAGCGGGTGTTCTCCATCCGAGGGTTTTTCTTGGACGGTTGTTCATCAGGTTTGCAACGTCGTTGAGCCATGTTTGGCTTGCACCGCTCAGGTCAGTTCCTTTGGGCATGAACTGACGCAGCAGTCCGTTGGTGTTCTCGTTGCTGCCGCGCTGCCAGGGAGCATGCGGATCGCAGAACTAGATATCAATTTTCAATCGTCGCGCCAATTCCGGATGGCAGGCCATTTCGGAGCCACGGTCATAGGTCATGCTCTTGCGCAAATCAGCGGGTAGTCGTCTCATCTGGCGGGTGAAGCTGTCAAGCGCGGCCTCGGCCCCATTGCCATCCATTTTGCAAAGAATGACAAAGCGTGTCTTGCGCTCGACCAAGGTCCCCACTGACGAGCGATTGAATGCGCCCTTGATGAGGTCGCCCTCCCAATGGCCTGGTACCAGTCGTGCTTCGATCTCTTCAGGGCGATTGATAATGCGCAATGATTCCGGGACCATAGCACTGCCCGCCGCTGTCCTGCGCTTGAGCCCACGCTTAGGCTTCGCTTGACGCAACGCCTCGATCATCGCCGCCTTCAGCCCGCCACGTGGCTGCGCGTAAATCGCGGCATAGATGGTCTCATGGCTCACATGGGCGGATGGATCATCAGGCTTCATGAGACGCAGTCTCTGCGCAATCTGCTCAGGCGACCAGTGCAGATGTACGAGCTTGCCATGAACGAAACGATAAAGATCGCTCCCCTCCACAAGCTTGCGCTTGCGGCGGCAGCGCGCGCGCCGGGCATCATAGGCCTGCCGCGCCGCTTGCGGGCAATAGCTGCCGTCTTCCTGCCGACCTCGCGCCAGCTCACGGCAGATCGTGCTCGCCGGGCGATGCAAAAGCTGGCCGATCAACCGCTGACTGCTGCCCCTATTATGCTCGGCTAATATCACGCCACGGTCCTCGCTGCTGAGGTGCTTGCTTCGTATGTCCATCACAACATCCTATGCCCAAAGGGCTCTGAGTGTTGCATTTGAAACTTGAGTCTAAGCACCGTCGATGCAAAATGTGCCTTTGGCGCGGTGGGTTTCGGTAAAACCAAGGGACGTGAGCAGCCCGACTGACGCGGTGTTGAGCGGGTCTGCATCGGCGGTCAGTTCGGTGTGATCCGTGTTCGCCCATAGGAAGGGGATGATTGCACCCATCGCTTCGGTGATGATGCCTTTGCGCCAATGATCGGGGTGCAGGATGAAGCCGACTTCGTTGTCGACGTGATTGCCCGCGTTGCCAATAAGCCGTCCGTCCAATTCGATCTGGAAGTAGGTTTTTCGGCTGTGCCAGTCGTTAAGGCGCCACTCAAGGCTTCGTTTCGTCACTGCGCGGCTCTCATGGGGCGCGGTTGACCAGTACTGCATGGCGCGAGGATCTGAATAGATCGCAAACATATCGTCTAAATCGCCCGCCTGTGGGCCGCGCAAGATCAGTCGTTCGGTAAATATCATAAAATAAGCTCCCCCAAGCAATAAGGGCCCCCAAGATGAACTTGGAGGCCCTTTGGTCTGTCATTTAGACAAATTAACGGTCTTCGATATCCACATAATCAATGGCCGCTTCACCCATGTACAGCTGACGGGGACGCCCAATTTTCAGCTGTGGATCATCAAGCTGTTCTTTCCACTGCGAAACCCAGCCGACGGTGCGCGCCAATGCGAAGATCGGCGTGAACATTGACGTCGGGAAACCCATCGCCTCAAGGATAATGCCGGAATAGAAGTCAACGTTCGGGAATAGCTTTTTCTCTGCAAAGTAGGGATCAGCGAGTGCCTGTTTTTCAAGTTCCATCGCGACCTGAAGCAGTGGATTGTCTTCGACGCCCATCAGTTCGAGCACTTCGTCAGCAGATTTTTTCATTACCGTCGCGCGCGGGTCGAAGTTTTTGTAAACGCGGTGACCAAAGCCCATCAAACGGTAGTTGTCGTTCTTGTCTTTGGCGCGGGCAATGAATTCAGGTATTCGATCAACCGTGCCAATTTCTTTTAGCATCTCAAGGCAGGCTTGGTTTGCGCCACCATGTGCAGGCCCCCAAAGACAGGCGATGCCAGCGGCAATACAGGCGAACGGGTTGGCGCCAGATGAGGACGCAAGGCGCACCGTGGACGTAGATGCGTTTTGTTCATGATCCGCGTGCAGCGTGAAAATACGGTCCATCGCGCGCGCAAGGATCGGGTTCACGTGGTATTCTTCTGCGGGAACGCTGAAACACATATGCAAGAAATTGGACGCATAATCGAGGTCGTTGCGCGGGTACACAAACGGTTGCCCGATTGAATACTTATACGCCATCGCTGCAATTGTCGGCATTTTCGCTACCAAACGAATGGACGCCACTTCGCGCTGGTGTGGATCGTTGGGGTCCGTGCTGTCGTGATAGAAAGCAGACATTGCACCAACCACGCCAACCATCGTCGCCATCGGATGCGCATCGCGACGGAACCCGCGGAAGAAGTTGTGCATCTGTTCGTGGATCATTGTGTGGTTCGTCACGAGACGTTCAAATTTCTCCAACTCTTCAGCAGATGGAAGATTGCCGTAGAGCAGTGCAAAACACACTTCGAGATAATGGGATTTTTCGGCCAACTGGTCAATCGGGTAGCCGCGGTGCAGCAATTCGCCCTTGTCGCCATCGATAAAGGTAATCGTGCTGTCGCAGGCCGCTGTCGACGTAAAGCCAGGATCGTAGGTGAACACGCCCGCTTGGCTGTAGAGTTTGCGAATATCTATGACATTCGGCCCAGCGGTTGGGGAAAGAATCGGCAGCTCATATGAAATGCCATCAATTGTCAGTGTTGCGGTTTTCTGTTCAGCCATGTTTTTTCCCTTTCAAGGCACGCCCATGGGGGTCCCAAGCAGCGTCAGCGGTTATCTGGTTCACTTTTCGTTACCCAAGAAAGGTAACAAAAGCGTTTCAGCAGGTGGCGTCTTGAATACGAGAGATAGTTTCTTCGCGTCCAAGGATCAACATCATGTCAAAAATCGAAGGGGACACACCGCGACCCGCGAGCGCCGCGCGAAGCGGGCCAGCCAGTTTGCCGAGTTTGGTGTCATGGGCCTCAGCGAGGGCGGCCACGATCCCCTCAAGTTCTTCTCTGGACCAGCTAGCAGTTTGCAGCTGCGGCGTCAATTCTGCCAGTATACCTTTGTGTACATCGTCAAGCGACTTGGCAGGCTTTTCATCAATGGATATAGGCCGCGACGTCAAGATAAAGTGTGCCTTATCAAGAAGTTCTGGAAATGTCTTCGCACGTTCTTTCAGGCTAGGCATGGCCTTCAACATGCCGTTACATTGCGCTGCAGTCAGCGCAGGTGCGTCCGTTGCCACCAGAAACACCTCAAGTTCATGCAGCAGCGCAGCATTTTCTGCGACTGCAACATGCTGACCACACAGGTTTTCGAGCTTTTTGGTATCAAATCGCGCGGGGCTTTTGCCGATGCCATCGAAATCAAACCAGTCACGCGCCTGCGCATCGCTGAAAAATTCATCATCGCCATGTGACCAGCCTAAACGGGTCAAATAATTACGCATGCCTGCCGCTGGATAGCCCAAAGCCTGATATTCGGACGCACCCGTCGCGCCGTGGCGTTTGGACAGCTTTTTGCCATCAGGCCCGAAAATAAGCGGTATGTGGGCGAGTGTGGGTTTGCTCCAGCCCATGGCGTCGTAAATCAGGTTCTGGCGAAACGCATTTGCAAGGTGATCGTCACCACGGATCACATGGGTGACTCCCATATCATGATCATCCACCACCACCGCAAGCATATAGACCGGCGAGCCGTCAGAGCGCAGCAATATCATGTCATCGAGTTGCTCGTTTTGCCATGTGACGTCGCCTTGGACCTCATCATGCAAGGTTGTCGCTCCGGTGCGCGGAGCTTTGAGGCGCACAACAAAGGGCAGGTCGGGGTGGTCGGGGTCTGCCACGTCGCGCCAAGGTGAGCGGTAGAGGGTCGAGACCTTGTTGGCGCGCGCATCCTCTCGGAACGCCTCAATCTCGTCTTGGGTTGCGAAACATTTGTAGGCATGCCCATCTGCAAGCATCTGGTGCGCGACCTCTGCGTGACGATCAGCTTGTGCGGCTTGCGATGTTGGCGCACCGTCCCAATCCAGGCCCAGCCATGTCAGCCCGTCAAGGATCGCTTGGGTGTTTTCGTCCGTTGATCGCGCCTTGTCGGTGTCTTCAATGCGCAGCAAGAACTTGCCGCCACGCCCGCGCGCATAAAGCCAGTTGAACAGCGCCGTGCGTGCGCCGCCGATGTGCAGCGCACCCGTTGGTGAGGGGGCAAAGCGGGTGACGACGGGCGTTTCGGACATGGGAAATTAACCTTTTGCTAACCACCATTTTGGTATGTTGGTGGGCTTAGGCGGGCAATACTAACAACTTGAGGGAATATCCAGTGCGCAGGCTGCACGACCTTGGGACACAATTCGGTGCCCAGCGGGGCCATCTGTTCGGCTGGACACCTGTTCTGCTGGGTCTTGGCATTTGCGGCTACTTTGCAGCGCAGACCGAACCCGCTGCGATCACTTGTGTAATGCTACTTGGGATCGGGCTGTTCGGGATCGCTGTGCAACGGCTTTTGCCAGATGGTGCGCGCATTATCGTTGTTGGCGTGGCGCTGCTTCTGGTCGGGTTTGGTTTGGCCGGACTGCGGGCCAATATCGTGGCGGAACCGGTGTTGGGGTTTCGCTATTATGGCCCCATTCAAGGGCGCATCATCGAAATTGACCGGTCCGGCATACTACACGACTCTTGTGATTATGTGTGGAATTAGTATCCACGGTGAGACAGCGGCGTTTGGGTCTGACCTGAGCAGTTTACGGAGCTGATCGAAGCCAATTCGAAAGAATGACTTTGCAAAATATCCGTGTTTTTTCCGCTTCATTTTCCCGCCTCCAATAAGCTTTGTGGCGGTTTTAGATGCCCATGCAACCGCGAGCGCAACGCCCCCTACAAGAAGCTCAAGTTTTTTGGAGATGGTCAGTCGTGTGTCTTCAAGATTGAAGCCGCGTGTCTTTGTGTCGCCAAAGAGGCTCTCAATGGCCCATCTTTTCTTGTAGGTGGCGAGGGCCCGATGTGCGGGCCGGTTAGAGACGACGATCAAAAGCTCACCCCCCTTGATGCGCTTTGCAGCAAAGCTAAA
This window contains:
- a CDS encoding heme lyase CcmF/NrfE family subunit, which codes for MITELGHFALILAALVGVVQMVVPLVGAHKGWRGWMGLADPAAVVQLLLVGFSFSALMYAFVVSDFSVKLVVANSHSAKPLLYKISGVWGNHEGSMLLWLLILVLFGACASWFGGNLPASLRARVLAVQAAISVAFYAFVLFTSNPFERLAFPPFDGRDLNPLLQDPGLAFHPPFLYLGYVGLSMSFSFAIAALLEGRVDAAWGRWVRPWTLAAWIFLTIGIALGSWWAYYELGWGGFWFWDPVENASFMPWLLAAALLHSAIVVEKRESLKAWTILLAILAFGFSLLGTFIVRSGVLTSVHAFANDPERGVFILLILAFFVGGGLLLFALRASAMESKGVFGMVSRETAVVSNNVLLAVSCFVVFWGTIWPLVVELASANPVWGAGMTNPFYAMGLFDRPEQVSVGSPFFNFAFTLIFVPLTLILPIGSVLAWKRGSLARAAKAMAPLAVLAIAFGLLAYAVQTGRSAMGPIGVVLGIWVVGGAAMDLWLRTGRAGLADRAGRLTRLPRADWGKFTAHAGMGITVFAVASLLAWEDEDIRIAQIGDRWQVGIHEIELTDVIGIEGPNYFGEGGIITVFRNGRDVGQVFAEKRIYPVAQMPTTEAGIRNGILRDVYVVLGDPQTGGGWAVRTYIKPFASWVWGGAILMALGGFISLSDRRLRVAAGAAKSNAKSVPAE
- a CDS encoding cytochrome c-type biogenesis protein; this translates as MKWLALVFCLLAAPLAAVQPDEVLDDAALELRARALSGELRCPVCRNESIDESHADIARDLRLMLRERLVAGDSDAQAMQFLVDRYGEYIRLNPRVEGANILLWFAAPIMLLLAGAIALATIKGRSRAAGPAALNVDEQKRLDEIMDK
- a CDS encoding enoyl-CoA hydratase-related protein — translated: MEYAVIQLETANNVATLTLNRPAMKNALNVQMRAEITHAVKAAERDARVLVIRGAGDAFCSGQDLGDSGNATNLDLERTLRDEYVPMLKAIFDCKIPTICAVHGAAAGAGANLALAADVVIAADEAYFIQAFTRIGLIPDAGGTYWLPRQMGAAKAMGAALFGDKITGRQAADWGMIYEAVPLKEFDTHVAARALHLAKGPTAAYQRVKTAMRGSFENTLDQQLAMEARLQGECGKTRDFQEGVLAFLEKRPANYEGR
- a CDS encoding calcium-binding protein; this encodes MEILLALLVALGLGALISGGSDDDPDTPSTDSDPAVGTDGDDTVVLTGGPDFYDGGAGNDSIDGLAGFDTIAGGTGNDIIEGDLGKDELFGGAGYDTLSGGGWNDILSGGGGFDDLDGGSGNYQLSGGDGKDLLEGGSGNDILNGDAWVDGLFGGDGNDVLNGGNGGDLLVGGAGDDSLFGGSGDDLLLGSAGQDFLDGGDGDDVLMGSTLFSRELTSEDYTSLRSDTLPINEDGDSIFPEWGLTGTDVASSENLDDTLIGGDGNDLLFLGQNDVATGGAGFDDFVIGDWIGRGNAALVTDFDTSEDVIVVMLADDNVDAEITITDADLESGNGRLILIDGITAAIIVGTFDPVDGLGADVFTSIYTPA
- a CDS encoding GNAT family N-acetyltransferase; its protein translation is MIFTERLILRGPQAGDLDDMFAIYSDPRAMQYWSTAPHESRAVTKRSLEWRLNDWHSRKTYFQIELDGRLIGNAGNHVDNEVGFILHPDHWRKGIITEAMGAIIPFLWANTDHTELTADADPLNTASVGLLTSLGFTETHRAKGTFCIDGA
- a CDS encoding citrate synthase, giving the protein MAEQKTATLTIDGISYELPILSPTAGPNVIDIRKLYSQAGVFTYDPGFTSTAACDSTITFIDGDKGELLHRGYPIDQLAEKSHYLEVCFALLYGNLPSAEELEKFERLVTNHTMIHEQMHNFFRGFRRDAHPMATMVGVVGAMSAFYHDSTDPNDPHQREVASIRLVAKMPTIAAMAYKYSIGQPFVYPRNDLDYASNFLHMCFSVPAEEYHVNPILARAMDRIFTLHADHEQNASTSTVRLASSSGANPFACIAAGIACLWGPAHGGANQACLEMLKEIGTVDRIPEFIARAKDKNDNYRLMGFGHRVYKNFDPRATVMKKSADEVLELMGVEDNPLLQVAMELEKQALADPYFAEKKLFPNVDFYSGIILEAMGFPTSMFTPIFALARTVGWVSQWKEQLDDPQLKIGRPRQLYMGEAAIDYVDIEDR
- the gltX gene encoding glutamate--tRNA ligase, with amino-acid sequence MSETPVVTRFAPSPTGALHIGGARTALFNWLYARGRGGKFLLRIEDTDKARSTDENTQAILDGLTWLGLDWDGAPTSQAAQADRHAEVAHQMLADGHAYKCFATQDEIEAFREDARANKVSTLYRSPWRDVADPDHPDLPFVVRLKAPRTGATTLHDEVQGDVTWQNEQLDDMILLRSDGSPVYMLAVVVDDHDMGVTHVIRGDDHLANAFRQNLIYDAMGWSKPTLAHIPLIFGPDGKKLSKRHGATGASEYQALGYPAAGMRNYLTRLGWSHGDDEFFSDAQARDWFDFDGIGKSPARFDTKKLENLCGQHVAVAENAALLHELEVFLVATDAPALTAAQCNGMLKAMPSLKERAKTFPELLDKAHFILTSRPISIDEKPAKSLDDVHKGILAELTPQLQTASWSREELEGIVAALAEAHDTKLGKLAGPLRAALAGRGVSPSIFDMMLILGREETISRIQDATC
- a CDS encoding transposase; this translates as MGSLGVTDFLHKNNVPFVIRIKANQLVTTQDGKTQNLSTLLRTCRGKRNFDARFGGNNLGEATWFSFAAKRIKGGELLIVVSNRPAHRALATYKKRWAIESLFGDTKTRGFNLEDTRLTISKKLELLVGGVALAVAWASKTATKLIGGGKMKRKKHGYFAKSFFRIGFDQLRKLLRSDPNAAVSPWILIPHIITRVV